The following are from one region of the Nicotiana tabacum cultivar K326 chromosome 3, ASM71507v2, whole genome shotgun sequence genome:
- the LOC142161628 gene encoding uncharacterized protein LOC142161628 → MASRKRSMSFDADMHVDYKEWNEASCPICMEHPHNAVLLLCTSHDKGCRSYICDTSYRHSNCLDRFKNLKADGKDCPSSSLTQGNQHVSVEISNGLELRNSSALRTIHGNRDLPTRLAAENDAFPGGEEESGNVADNHTGMLEGIFQTSGSVSLLETDHEEINGKLKCPMCRGDVLGWKVVEEARKHLNRKSRSCSSESCSFMGNYSELRQHARRVHPTARPSDIDPSRQRAWHRLENQREYNDIVSAIHSAMPGAMVLGDYVIENGDGLSGEGERDPSESGRWLSTFFLFQMIGSMDPTSEVRGGRLRALSRHRRSSGSSSRRRYLWGENLLGLHENDDAEDEDEDETDLDVFSDISLNSRRRRRLMQSRSDEDQH, encoded by the coding sequence ATGGCTAGTAGGAAACGGAGCATGTCATTTGATGCTGATATGCATGTTGACTACAAAGAATGGAATGAAGCTTCATGCCCCATCTGCATGGAGCATCCACACAATGCTGTTCTCCTCCTTTGTACCTCTCATGATAAGGGTTGCCGATCATATATTTGCGACACAAGTTATAGGCATTCGAATTGCCTGGATCGTTTCAAGAATCTGAAGGCTGACGGTAAGGACTGCCCTTCTAGTAGTCTGACACAAGGCAATCAGCATGTTTCCGTTGAGATTTCTAATGGCTTGGAGCTGAGAAATTCAAGTGCTCTAAGAACGATTCATGGAAATCGTGATTTACCAACAAGACTGGCTGCAGAAAATGATGCATTCCCTGGAGGAGAAGAGGAGAGTGGCAACGTGGCAGATAATCATACGGGCATGTTGGAAGGGATTTTCCAAACTTCAGGTTCTGTATCTTTATTGGAAACGGATCATGAAGAGATCAATGGTAAATTGAAGTGTCCTATGTGTCGTGGAGACGTGTTAGGATGGAAGGTAGTGGAGGAGGCTAGGAAGCATCTCAATAGGAAGTCTAGAAGTTGCTCTTCTGAATCCTGCTCATTCATGGGTAACTACAGTGAATTGCGGCAGCACGCTAGGAGAGTTCACCCGACAGCACGCCCTTCTGATATTGATCCGTCAAGACAACGAGCATGGCATCGGCTTGAAAACCAGAGAGAGTACAACGATATCGTCAGTGCTATCCACTCTGCAATGCCAGGAGCGATGGTGCTTGGGGATTACGTGATTGAGAATGGAGACGGTCTATCAGGTGAAGGGGAACGAGATCCAAGTGAAAGTGGACGGTGGTtaagtactttctttttatttcagATGATTGGGTCAATGGACCCTACGTCTGAGGTAAGAGGAGGCAGGTTGAGGGCTTTGTCAAGGCACCGGCGTTCTTCTGGATCTTCCTCAAGGAGGCGCTATCTATGGGGTGAAAATCTGCTAGGTTTACATGAAAATGATGATGCTGAAGATGAAGACGAGGATGAAACTGACCTTGACGTATTCAGTGATATATCGTTAAACTCAAGAAGGCGCAGGCGGTTAATGCAGTCTAGGTCAGATGAAGATCAGCATTAG